In Euphorbia lathyris chromosome 2, ddEupLath1.1, whole genome shotgun sequence, the sequence aaaccggaaaacacaaaagcgtcaaaaattacaagaaattcttatgtttctcaaggtaattattcgatttttttttcatatgttgtagttatttttgttctcaattgtgttgttgttttctttttattaaacaatagttgttatagtttcatttttcagagatgaaattccatttctatcgttacccaggttccatacctctcgctaccttatccatgttttcttttttatttgtcttttttttcaaaatgactaaaataaagattttgtaaatttgtattcttttttagtatatgttgctaggtgttatcatttcgattgttaactcttaactaaaatttagattttcggctttatatgaactcaatttttggctttctcaattgtgctgttgttttatttttattaaacaattgttgttatagtttcatctttcagagatgaaattccatttctgtcgttatccagattccatacctctcgctaccttatccatgttttcttttttatttatttatttttcaaaatgactaaaataaagattttgtatatttgcattcttttttagtatatgttcctaggtgttatcgttttgattgttaactctaactaaaatttagattttcggctttttatgaactaaattttagttttaattgaagttagattaatttttctaattcggaacatgttgaaatccactcatttttttagtttgagtttagctaattaatatggattgtattttttatttttatgcattttggtacaaatagatataaagtttcacacgatagttgttcattgaagtttgagacatattaaataaaatattaaagagatattggaatattatacttacaatgaagtttatttcaatataaattatgttatattattattattattattattatcaagaagttattttttctcaattttctagacaaggagattgtaagcgtctaatacgcttgataagatgtttattcttgaagaatgtggattatgctagatacgaattcagaatcaaggtaaataaaaataaattttgatgctcaaaatcctaaaaatgtacattaattatggatattgagataattgcttttacaacattggcttatataatttttaactattatattatggttcgtacaaaattgttagtatttcaagagtttttaacagatgaaaatgaaatatgatcataggacaaattattgaaaaatattaattaagaaaatattattatttgaatactgagtggttacaattgcgatttaattctatttaactaaaattaatttatggacttaatacttcattaagaaaaaataaaatgtttaattaatgggcaaaaaatattttcactctcctctttatacgcttatgtctcgacattctctcttattttcaaaaaaaaaacccgagaggaagatggttctctcctaattatcttttttgtcccttcatttttttttcaattcttttgtttgtttttcttacttacaaaattcaagaatatataattattagaaaatattaatgaagtcaaataagtgatatctgcgagtatggccGATATtttatatagtgaaagaatgaagaacaaattgatcgaatgtcttgatgagatattacgagatgaaaataggagaaatcatcatcttaaaccgATTctattagatatattgggttattgtagcagaatgaataattgaattcgaatacttggtgatcatgaaattccatcaaccaaaataattatcatcaagatgaatttgtgactaattcttacgaattttatttttttatatgtaacatattgaattgataaagttgcttcatatgcaacattagaaaagtattgattgtaatagtttatagaatactatattgatgttgcttcaattttaacatagattgtaattcttttgtatcgtagatataatatttaattttaattgtagtttaattcaatttttgtttaacttatattgtaattcttttgtatcgtaaatataatatttaattttaattatagtttaattcaatttttggtattttattatattctaatatatttcttaattaatctgctattttattattattgtttcacagaatatttggaatatgaaaatgtattaaaattcttaaaaaatacaaatcattgaattttgtaaaaataaataaatcattcatctttagttaaaattctataaaaaaaatagtgaattatttttaaaattaatttaatttgaattatcattaaaaaatatatattaatttcaaatatacataatataattttttttcatagcatgatataaaattatttaaaagtaaatatgtcaatttatttatttatctaaattatataaaattttcataccccgtgcatcgcacgggttttcgactagttttgtcataaaaaccgaaccgaccgatattttttaatatttaaaaccgAAACAGAACCTAATAGACAGAAAAAtcaaaccgaaaaaccgaaattcatcggttcggttagttatttcggttcggttcagtttttgaacacccctaattGAAGGTGCCCACCCTTAAGCTCCATATAAATAGAATAAGACTTCACAAGCAGTGATGGATTTAGGATTCAATTTATCTTGTGATTTATAGGTGACAAATtgatatttttcatgttttcacctaaaaaaatttaaaaaccatacacaatttccataaaaaaatttatcgtTTTCTAGCAACTAGTGGGTGTTCAAACCCGTCCCTATTCACAAGTCAAAATACATATACACTAATATACTGTAATTATTCTCTCAATTGCTCAGTATTCTGTTTTATACTTTACCAACCTAAATATCATAATGATACTATTACCGGTCAACAATTTTACTCTGATCATCTTTTTATCTTGTTTTAAACGTCAGAAAATTATCTTCAACCGATTGAGTACTTTCCCGCACAGAATCAATCGTATCACTATGTGAAAAAAGTCTGTGGATTCACTTTCTAATATTTATATGAAAtgcaaataaataagttatggtTTTTAAAAGAATTGAATGTCGATAACCAAGAATGATGTTAATTGCTGTTCCTATGATAGACTTAGGAATGAATATGTAAAATTGAAAGATGAATTAAATAGAGTACTCTATATAAAAATAAGATTTTGtttccatttatttatttatggataTGGAGAAGTAGGTATCTATGACAACTCGACATAAATATTTCCTTTCAATCAATGTGGTAGGTAATGCCATTAAAAGCTTTCATAAAATGTTATTCATCCCATATTGTCAAATTATTCGTtaacaattttaaaataaaaaatttcataaaCGGTTATGttggaaaatttatatatataaatgaaattagtATAAATTCCAATAGTCATCCTGGTTCATGAATAGTTGTGTTCATTCATGATTAGTCGTGTCAGTTCATGAACAGTCTTGTTTgttcatgaatagtcgtgttcATTCGAGAACAGACATGTCTATTCAAGATCTATATATACATGATGGAGCTATCAGAATGAATATACTTTTGAAAAATTATTCTCTAAATATTTCTTGTCTCTGTACGTGTTGTTTTGTTCTACTCCGGTGATAGCTATTATACACTCGGTAAGAGTTCGCTTGCTAGGTCGAGTTGGGGTGGAAAATTTAGAAACCGTTCGATTATTGTTATTGATATCTGTTTGTATCCTAGGAGACGATTGTCAATAGCGAcaacatctgtcttaaggaaactgctaatacaggcctcagatttgtctaaactctttcctttttaatttattgtttactgttcatgttttctttctgtgtttgtttgtttttggtttaatcATTTTCTAACAGGTTATTCATCCCATATTATCAAATTTGATTGTTaagaattttaaaataaaaaatttcaaagaattaaagttatttaataTCATATTAAAGTTATTCatcttttatttgaatatattaagccattgatcatttatttttaatctcattaaacctttgataataaaaaaagagtAATTTTGAACCTAAAATCCGGTTAACAGACTGTTATTTATTACACCTGCActcgaaatttgtattttttcactgtttggTTATAAGAAAattgtaaaaaccttaattcaaactgtaaaaatatatattttttaataatttcaaatacatatgaagttaataacgtcTTTTTAACATAATTACatattcacaacttactaatttagtCACGAAGAGcttaatgagataaaaaaaaagatcagaggcttaatgtatccaaatgaaaaaccaaatgacttattgaacaaaaaaatgaaagacCAGGgacctaatgatgctttttgccgaTAAAATAGTACAAATACAATAAGAAAGTAAGAGGAATAAAACTCGGTACCAATATAAAcaatagacaaaaaaaaagactacaaaaagtaattaaaagccataaaaggtacaaataaaataataaaatataaatcatATCATTCTCATAAGTGGAATCCCGTTGAAAAACTGCTGCAATCCATTCTTGACCATGTAGGTTTTTCTGGATATTCGATCCGAACCCTTTCTTTGTTTGCAACTACACAAATTTATTATGGATAAGATGAACATTTTCTACTCTTACTAAGACAGAACAAAGTATAAACGaaagaaatataattaacagATTAGATCGGATGGAAAAAAACTTCGATAAAGAATATAGattccaaaacaaaaaaaatgtaaataaaaaaataaaaactaaaactaaaacataAATAAGAAGAGATAGTAAAAAGTAATAGAGAAATGAATAAGAGATGACAGTGGTAATGACAACGTATAGACGTGTAATCATTTTATTTAAATTCAGAATATATATTATCTTTAATAATCTAAAAACAATATGAAAATACGTGTTAGGTATATTTTTCAATCAAACAAATACCCCATCtgttccattatataagtcattttagaaagcgattttttatttttccaaaatataagtcTTTGTAGTTTTTCAagattttttagtttagtttttcgaTCCAAAAATTACATTTTGGTCTTGGTTTTCAATGTTTTTAAATATTTCAAGACTTATTCTCCAACGATTACAtgagatgttttttttttcagttaACCAacgtaaattcattaatttgattctatATTAATTGTGTTTCTTAATTTGTATCAAACAtcctaaaatgacttatataaaTGGAACATAGGAAGTAATAACATTGTATCATTTCTATATATTCACTTTGACTTTAGTGTGTTTGTTAAAGTTTCCTTGGATTATTTTAAAAGTCATTCCTATGCATGCTAGAAGGATTTTGATCACAATCTCTGGTAGAAAAACTTCAACAAAACCCTATTGAACACATAAAACAACTTCAAACTCTCCGAGGCTCGAATCTACATATATtcgattaaaagaaaaaatcatAGCACAAAAATCGAAGTAAAAACTCAGAAACGATTCAGTCGAAAATTGACAAGAGAAACAACTGAATCAAAAAATTACTTCATTAAAAATATTTCTTTACAAAAAGAAAGACAACAAAATTAAAGCTACTCTACGGGTGAAAGTAAGCAACTCCATCCAGGAGTTATGGAAATTTTGGAGGGATAAAATGTGAATGGCCTCAAAATATCCTCAACACTACTCATGAGAGGAAATTGCAAGTCATCTCCACATGTTCGGTATGAATACCTAGAAAACCTCGACGATCAATGGCTACCCGACAAGTTGGGGTAATAGGAAAACACACATCTATCCTTCACATGTTAGGATAATCTTTAAGAAATGATTGAATCTTCATCTTAGTCAACGCAGAAGACTTCTCTTCAGCCTCGTAGATGAACTTTATCCGTCGTTTTCTTTTCAGCAAACTTATCGGTTTTAAAGGTTTTCTTAGGGTTTGGTATTTTAGGAGCCATAGCCAGAAAAAGGAAAACTAGAAAAGAAAAAGTCAGAAGAAACACTTACACTTAAAAGAAGGAATAACCAAGAAGAATTCCGACAAGAAGGCAAGACAACAAAAAGGCAAGAAGTAAAAGAAACTCTCCAACAAACTCTCCCCCTTTTATACTGTTGGGAGGCAACTGAAACAACGAGTATTATAATTActtatttataatgattaaagAAGCATTAAATGCCCCCGACGCACCCTTTCAAAAATCGTGATACCACGACATGTAGCGCACAAGGAGAAACCATCGTCAACTCGAAAGGCTCCCAAAAACACAAGGAAACGTGCCCTAACAGTTGCATTTATGTGGACTGGATGAAGAGCAAATCAACCTTCTGGAGTCTGCATATCCTCCTTATGAAGTAAAATGTTTCCGGAAGCCAATACTTTTAACTTAATTCATTCTATTAACTTtacattactttttttttgtatttactGATTGTGATTATCCTCGATCATTTCATAAACTGACTTAAATATCGAAATGGGTTAGCCGAACAACAGTCCCTTTTAACCTTGTTTTTGTAGAATTGTAGATAGACAATCCATTCAACCACATGGACAACAATAATCAATACACTAAATTAGTTATTAATTGATAAACTTGACATGTGGTACAAGATCATACAAATTTGGTGTCTCTATGATACAAATCATGTAGTCCTCCATAAAAAGACAAGAAAATTAAGTATTGATAAGTGTTTCTAACCAATAAGAACCTTCAAAGTGTCATTTAAATAGTAATAATAAGGGGCCAAGTGGATCACATAAGtgttttcattataaatttGTGACATGACATTTCTCTATAAttcattaataattattaattagtcCTATAACTATTCTAGGCTAAAATTTATTACTCTTTTTCATATAAGAACAACTTAAATGATCTGAAACACACTCATCTACCAAACTACCCCAACTGTACCAATAATAGAAAAACAGTAATTATACCCCATTAAAATCCTCAACTGTCTccataaatcaaaattaaacccATTTTCAATATAAAAACCTCTAAAATCATCACAAAAAATTCACACTCTTCACAATGATTTCAAGCACTGATAATAAGTTGTTGTACAACTTCAAACTTTCGTCGGTTGGACCGAGCCGGATCACGGGTTCGGGTTTGATCAATGAGCCGACGGGTATTGATTTGGCTATGAAGCTGCATTACATAAAAGGTGTGTACTTTTTTAGTAGTGAAGCTAGCCAAGGGCTAACCACTCCTCATATAAAGGAAAATTTGTTCTATTGGTCCAATGACTATTATCTAGCCAGCGGACGGTTCTGGAGGGCGGAGGACGGGCGTCCGTACATGAAGTGTAATGATTGTGGTGTGAGGATGATTGAGGCACAATGTGATAAAACTGTGGAGGAATGGCTTCAAATGAGAGACTCTTCACTTGATAGTTTACTTGTTTATCATCAACCTTTGGGTCCTGatctatctttttctccttcaCTTTATCTTCAGGTAtaatattttcatattatgTTTCGTTTGTTTGTCGAAAAATATTGTGAAAAAAATCTTTTTATGGTTTTTCAGTGTTTGTTTGCTTAAAATAACGTCAACAGAAATTCTAGGTTAGTCAATAAAAAAGATTTAGAAGCTTACTGTCCTTTCAAATATAGTAGTcacatatcttttttttttttccattttccaaTTTATAGCTAcatcaaaaaatattttattttttaacataaattTTTTCCTTAAACAGGGTCTTTGCTCATAAATTTGATAGCATAAATTTGATACGTTTAGCTAGATTCATTTTTCTTTCCCTTTATAAAATTCTAAttactaaaatataaatttgtttgatTGTCCAATGAAGTACTTTTTAGGTTGAAATTGGGTTTGGCATAATTGTCAAAACCGCTCGAACCGGCTACTGTGAACCACTTGACCCAGTTCTGATTGACCGATTTGGTCACGTTAGATTtcacttatatttatttaaaataaaataaaaaaagaatcatATTACATGATGTATAGAATTGTGAAAAATGAGTTATTATGTCATAATCATATTACATGatctatatatttcatataattatatattatattaaatgataaaaaaaaaatcataatcaaattaaatgaattatctCTATAACTTGTATTATCGTAGCAGAAATTTACAGTCTTACGTTTTATCCGTACGTACAGATAACAAGGTTCAAATGCGGAGGAATATCATTTGGAATGAGCTGGGCCCATATAATTGGAGACATGTTTAGTATTTCTGATAGCATTAACATGTGGGGCTTATTCCTTGCTGGGCTTAAGTCCTATGGGCCTTTAGAGATCCCAAAACAACCAGAAAGGCCACAAAAGCCCAACAACGTAAAGAACCCACTTTCTCTGAAACGGGTCAACCCGGTTGGTGACCATTGGGTAACTGCAAATGACTGCAAAATGGTAACATTCTCACTCTATTTAACCGACTCAAAACTAACCCATTTGCTCTCAAACATTTCGGGTCAAACCCATATTGAAAAAGCTCCATTATTTGAGTCCATCTGTGCCATAATTTGGCAATCTATAAGCAAAATCAGACAAGGAAATGAACCTAAAACAGTGACTATTTGCAAAAAGGACCCCAATTGTTCAAAAATTAGGAATTTGAGCAATACCCAAATCATAAGTTCTGTTGAGTCCCAAAACTCCATCATAGACTCAGATTTGAAAACACTAACAAAATTGTTGAGTGATTGTGCAATTGATGAGAGGGACCAAATTGAAAATACTGTGGAAGGGGCACAAGATTATATAGTATATGGGGCCAATTTGACATTTATAGATCTTGGAGGGGCTGATTTGTATGGATTGGAATGGAATAAAAAGAAACCTTTATTTGTGAGCTATAGTATTCAAGGTGTGGGAGATGAAGGTGTTGTTTTGGTGGTTCCATGGAAGCAAAATTGTGATGATTTAAGCAATAAAGGAAGAGTTGTGACTATGATTTTGCCTGAAATGGAAGCAACTAAGCTTAAAATTGAGCTTAAAGAGAATGGGTTTTTTACATGAAAGTGAGGTTGAATGAGTTAAGTGCATTTTCTATGAATGTTTTATTAATTAGGGTGTGAAATTGTAATTTGCCTAATAAGATTATGAAAAGGGCTTGCTTGTTTGTATgattttagttttgtttttgtacTTCAAGAGTATTTGTATTTGTATTGTACTCCATCTATTCATCTTAATTCATAGTTTTATGTATTGGATTATGAGATTATGCAACTAGACACCTTTTGGAACAAAATATCTTTACCAACCATCAAAATTTGTactcatattattataaatgtTACATTAAGAAACTAATCTCTTAGGGCGCTCCTTGCTTAGGGCCTAAGCAAGGAGTGACCCTAAGGGATGACGATACGAGCAGAAATGAATTGAATCCCATATCGAAAATAGAGAGAGAatgattgaggcttattagtaaggcatgaatccaatacatgcagacgcgttttaaaacaGTGAGGCctaaggtgttggatttggaccaaAACGGACAATATCCACATGGTATTAGGCCAAGATATTACAATTTAAgtgttttattttataaaagagaaagttaatgtttagagggaaaaaaatgatgattttgaaaaactaaaaatgtggttccatagtaaatatgatattaaacaactttaattttttttattagccAAATGtgcaaaatcaattaaaaataaaatttttacaAACCACAAAGTTcgatttgtaataaaaaaaaaactacagatATCGATATGCAAAAACATGAAACTACAATATATTTATTCAAAACTaacccaaaaaataaaaataaaaactctaAAAAGGCTTCTCATTTTTTTTGGTTGAGAGGAAGGGCTGAGGTTCCGAAACAAACAAAGAGAAGCTAACCTAAGCCCTGACGGAACGACTCAGAGCCGCTTCTGTCAGCGCAAAGGATATCAAGAAGGCCTACAGGCGGCCcatcacactcgtgatgaccTAACGGGAAAACACCTGCGAAGTTCACCAACCAATCCGCTGCTCGATTATCCTCTCGGAGAATATGAGCAACTCTGACATCCCACTGCTTTTTAAAAAGAAACTGACACTCCTCTATGATCCAGTAGTACCGGTGATGGCTTCTGCCCTGAGACTGAATCAGGTGGACAACATCCGGAGCATCCACCTCAATGACGACATTTCTGTAACCCGCGTCCCAAGCCAGTTGCAAACTATAAAAAACGCCCCACAACTCTGCAAGAACCGCTGTGCTGGCTCCTAAATTACACATAAATCCTCCTAACCAATCGCCTTTATTATTTCTGATCAGACCTCCACATGTGGATAAACCCGGATTACCCTTACTCGCTCCATCACAATTAATTTTGACCCAAACCTCCAAAGGAGGCTTCCAGCCAGCCGTACGGTCTTGATTTCCCACTCCCCGTCTACGAATGCCTTGATTACAATCTGTTAATTCCTTCGCCTGCTGAGATATGAATCTCGCTTTATCTCCCCTCTCCCTATGGCTCGCGTCAAATAACCTTTCGTTCCGCCATTTCCAAAACCACCAGCAAGCCGTAGTGAACACCACCGGCCAGCTGATATTCTCCCAGCGCTCCTTAGCTTCTAAGTTACCCTTGATCCAAGTCTTAAGGTCGGTCGTAAAGAACTCCTGATGCCAAGTGGCTAGAATAAACTGTATCCATACCTCTTGAGCGATCCGGCAGTCCCGGAGGATATGCAAAGTCGACTCAATCTCACGGCATTCACTGCACAAATCATCATCACCCAAATTCCTTCGAACTCGGTTCGCGTTTGAGAGGATGGCGTCCCAGTATGTCAGCCAAATGAAAAAACGGACCCTTTCCGTCGCTGATACACTCCAAATTAAGTTCCAGATTCTCCATATATCACTGGTCTCATCAACTGAAGCCTCATTTGTCTGCAGCTCGTAGGctgttcataccgagaattCCCCAGACCTTGCTGACCTCAAGGACCAGCTATCCTCTTCACCATTTTCCGGAAATAAAACTATAGCAGCGAGGTGAATGAGCATTGGCGCTGGCAAACATTGCTGTAAATTCTCCCAGTCCCAGCCCCCCGAACATAACGAGTAATCCGCTACCGTTAAGGTCTCCATATACTCATCAATATGTGTTGTTGCTACACTCTTCAGATCGGTAAAATCTGCCCAAGCATCCATCCAGAACCAAGTGGCTCTACCATTTCTCACTACTTTTGACAGGCCTCTTTTCAGTACTTCCAAGCCCTTCAAAATGCTTCTCCATGTGTGGCTTTTATTTTTTCTGTTCCGGAACATGTTCAGACCCGTTCTATCACCTGCATAACGACTTCTAAGAACCTTGATCCACAAGGAGTTTTCCCCAGTTATCATACGCCAGCCTAACTTGGCTAAATTAGCCAGGTTCGTAGGCCTCGCCCTTTTAATGCCAAGCCCCCCTTTGTTTCGGTTTCGGCTCACTACCTCCCATCAGACCAGGTGGACTTTCCTGCCCCTTTCCGTGCTTCCCCATAAGAAGTTCCTGCTGATCCCGTCAAGTTTATTACAGATACTAATGGGCATGGCCGACGTTTGCATAGTATAGACAGGTAAAGTTGAAATTACCGATCTGATTAAAGTCGTTCGCCCGGCAAGGGATAGACTCTTCTCTTTTCAACCTGCAAGACGGTTTTTCACACGATCAATGATGTAATCATAGGTTGAGCTCTTGACCCTATCGTGTAGAAGTTTCACTCCCAGATCCGATGTTCTTTTCACACCAAGCTCCGCTTCTATCTCTGTTATGGTCCTGTCACTTATATTGGTTGAGAAGAAAACACATGATTTTTCCAAGCTCACCTTTTGACCAGAACAATCACAAAAGTGGTTCAGAACCTCTTTCACTACTTGAGCCTGGCTTC encodes:
- the LOC136219313 gene encoding protein ECERIFERUM 26-like; translated protein: MISSTDNKLLYNFKLSSVGPSRITGSGLINEPTGIDLAMKLHYIKGVYFFSSEASQGLTTPHIKENLFYWSNDYYLASGRFWRAEDGRPYMKCNDCGVRMIEAQCDKTVEEWLQMRDSSLDSLLVYHQPLGPDLSFSPSLYLQITRFKCGGISFGMSWAHIIGDMFSISDSINMWGLFLAGLKSYGPLEIPKQPERPQKPNNVKNPLSLKRVNPVGDHWVTANDCKMVTFSLYLTDSKLTHLLSNISGQTHIEKAPLFESICAIIWQSISKIRQGNEPKTVTICKKDPNCSKIRNLSNTQIISSVESQNSIIDSDLKTLTKLLSDCAIDERDQIENTVEGAQDYIVYGANLTFIDLGGADLYGLEWNKKKPLFVSYSIQGVGDEGVVLVVPWKQNCDDLSNKGRVVTMILPEMEATKLKIELKENGFFT